A genomic window from bacterium includes:
- a CDS encoding copper amine oxidase N-terminal domain-containing protein: MAGSRQAFINDSPVTLDAAPIIVAGRVYVPLRFVGEALGAAVTWDPGLHIVSITPGPAPPSSPPAAEPVPPKQGPAEGTVLRVDLAARLPDIVITWYGNQTRTFTVAPDTAFFRRDLNTSRVEPIQLRQIFSGDAVRLVVEIGGGPRPRGTIRQGEVLVREERGRVESATDRTLMLGDGRSFTLSENPRFIVGGSIVARPPDLVEKSVIVRVQPLTLQAVEVEVTD; encoded by the coding sequence ATGGCCGGCAGCCGCCAGGCGTTCATCAATGATTCGCCCGTCACCTTGGACGCGGCACCAATCATCGTCGCAGGGCGGGTATACGTGCCTTTGCGGTTCGTCGGCGAGGCGTTAGGGGCGGCGGTCACGTGGGATCCCGGGCTCCACATCGTGTCGATCACGCCCGGACCGGCCCCGCCGTCCTCGCCGCCGGCCGCGGAGCCGGTGCCGCCCAAGCAAGGGCCCGCGGAGGGAACCGTACTGCGCGTGGACCTCGCCGCCCGCTTGCCGGACATCGTCATCACATGGTATGGGAACCAAACCCGCACGTTCACCGTCGCTCCCGACACCGCGTTCTTTCGTCGCGATCTCAACACAAGTCGCGTCGAGCCGATCCAGCTCCGGCAGATCTTCTCCGGCGACGCGGTGAGACTCGTTGTCGAAATTGGCGGGGGACCGCGCCCTCGGGGGACGATCCGGCAAGGAGAGGTGTTGGTACGCGAAGAGAGGGGACGCGTCGAGTCGGCGACCGACCGAACTTTGATGCTCGGCGACGGCCGGTCGTTCACCTTATCCGAGAACCCACGATTCATTGTCGGCGGGAGCATCGTCGCTCGGCCGCCGGACCTCGTGGAGAAATCGGTCATCGTGAGAGTGCAGCCCCTTACGCTGCAGGCGGTCGAAGTCGAAGTGACGGATTGA